In Amyelois transitella isolate CPQ chromosome 3, ilAmyTran1.1, whole genome shotgun sequence, a single genomic region encodes these proteins:
- the LOC106138186 gene encoding aspartyl/asparaginyl beta-hydroxylase isoform X3, producing the protein MSGDVQPRKRKDKKRKKDELGVEEPRGTAATLGEGDVFIHSHHDHGTGGHWCAKIIFFSLLAVLVALIGLIILENRGLTELEANSVESRYSGVLEGWLEDAPEDDHHDEHTLELNHPEDEEHDEEEEEDTEVEIERIEKEIDLEPISTELPALPEEEDDDDDKSEEVSTEVEAQEKEDEDDGVAPEDLDEDFLEDDSDEPPIEHITAPVGKPLVEVEEDSSEKPPDTLAEEEEYEKLQQEKKREEEQSSHMWLKLTVGAALLVATHAVIRRATAPREAPTEDDRTEREETPLLDRRMTLIPQEPVTVTSISTPVYAPPGPKEEVVQRVPTIQQTPPSQEEEDEEEDEEKIEDEEIEVLPSAQDMEDKELYSDEEVEEEEEIEIKKEAPNVSVPKPEEKIVAKSEPEPDPEDDPDDVEIIDDEQLEEEVEEDEDEEDISDVDDAELLSRLEAKYGRLPEPERPGQKHKDGGNSVHDEWPGEPSDAFWRRELDSAERELRQGSWSSAASRASAPELRGSGRARWVAARAADLEAEARRDNKLLGRAIAAYLELLKMNEKLSDKKLKEIAARTIDRIMFRGNYLSAEPVYRVLLRRFPEEVSYRNNLTISLLMANRADLAEEILKETLKKWPNDRVALAHYGFVLKTLRNRLEEAVELFQKALEGDIGPANEPRFYYHLGDALLLLGRPAEAHEVHKRGAKLGHFLSPAQRSLYNVPRLKSRPWWNIDESPYAKLARALEKSWKEILKEGEAAKSLYEKEKEGLKERGDWSQLDLFARGQEIPNRCKNAPVTCSVVRSEPAAVGCRRGQIKFSAMKPGTHVRPHVGPTNCRLRMHLALSNTKDTFIRVDQTVRQWQTGKVFMFDDSFEHEVWHNGTGTRLVLIVDVWHPDLTPQERRSLPAI; encoded by the exons ATGTCAGGCGACGTTCAACCAAGAAAGCGCAAAGATAAAAAGAGGAAAAAAG ATGAGTTAGGTGTAGAGGAGCCACGGGGGACGGCCGCTACTCTAGGAGAAGGTGATGTGTTCATCCACTCTCACCATGACCATGGCACTGGAGGGCATTGGTGTGCCAAAATCATTTTCTTCTCCCTGCTTGCAGTACTTGTCGCTCTTATTGGACTGATAATACTGGAAAACAGAGGATTAACTGAAT tGGAAGCCAATTCAGTTGAGTCACGTTATTCTGGCGTTCTTGAGGGCTGGTTGGAAGATGCACCGGAGGATGACCATCATGACGAACATACACTGGAACTGAATCACCCT gAAGACGAAGAAcacgacgaagaagaagaggaAGATACTGAAGTAGAAATCGAAAGGATCGAGAAGGAAATCGATTTAGAACCGATTTCTACTGAACTACCCGCCTTGCCGGAGGAGGAAGACGACGATGATGATAAAAGCGAAG AAGTGTCCACCGAAGTGGAGGCTCAAGAGAAGGAAGACGAAGACGATGGCGTGGCCCCTGAGGATCTGGACGAAGACTTCTTGGAAGACGACAGCGACGAACCGCCTATAGAGCACATCACAGCGCCCGTCGGAAAGCCTTTAGTCGAG GTTGAAGAAGATTCCTCCGAAAAGCCGCCGGACACGCTTGCTgaggaagaagaatatgaAAAACTGCAACAGGAGAAAAAGAGAGAGGAAGAGCAGTCGTCACACA TGTGGCTGAAGCTGACGGTGGGTGCCGCGCTGCTGGTCGCAACACACGCGGTTATACGGCGCGCCACTGCTCCGCGGG aaGCGCCAACGGAGGATGATCGAACCGAAAGAGAAGAAACACCTTTGTTAGATCGCCGAATGACACTGATACCCCAAGAACCTGTTACTG TTACAAGCATCTCGACCCCAGTTTATGCTCCGCCAGGGCCTAAGGAGGAAGTTGTGCAAAGAGTGCCAACAATACAGCAAACTCCCCCATCTCAAGAAGAGGAagacgaagaagaagatgaAGAAAAGATTGAAGATGAG gaaATTGAGGTGTTGCCATCTGCGCAAGATATGGAAGATAAAGAGTTATACAGTGACGAGGAAGTAGAGGAAGAAGAGGAAATCGAAATAAAGAAGGAAGCTCCAAATGTGAGCGTTCCGAAACCAGAGGAGAAAATTGTCGCCAAGTCCGAACCTGAACCAGACCCGGAAGACGATCCGGATGATGTGGAGATTATTGACGACGAGCAGCTGGAAGAAGAAGTGGAAGAGGATGAAGACGAAGAAGATATATCGGATGTGGATGATGCAGAACTTCTAAGTCGTTTAGAGGCCAAGTACGGCCGTCTCCCCGAGCCTGAAAGGCCTGGACAAAAGCATA aAGACGGCGGTAACAGTGTCCATGACGAATGGCCAGGGGAGCCTAGTGATGCTTTCTGGCGCCGAGAACTTGACTCTGCGGAGAGAGAACTCCGACag GGTTCCTGGTCTTCCGCGGCGTCGCGGGCGTCTGCGCCGGAGTTGCGCGGCAGCGGCCGGGCGCGGTGGGTAGCGGCGCGCGCGGCCGACCTCGAGGCGGAGGCGAGACGCGACAACAAACTGCTCGGACGCGCCATCGCAGCATATCTGGAACTGCTGAAGATGAATGAGAAACTCTCCGATAAGAAGTTGAAGGAAATCGCCGCTAGGACGATCGACAGGATCATGTTCAGAG GAAACTATTTAAGCGCTGAACCAGTATACAGAGTTTTGTTACGCCGATTTCCAGAAGAAGTTTCATATCGAAATAACCTAACAATATCGCTGCTTATGGCTAACAG GGCTGATCTGGCCGAGGAGATACTGAAAGAAACACTAAAAAAGTGGCCTAACGACCGCGTTGCTTTAGCGCACTACGggtttgttttaaaaactttgaGAAACCGCCTGGAGGAAGCCGTGGAACTGTTTCAGAAGGCACTAGAAGGAGACATAGGACCCGCGAACGAGCCCAGGTTTTATTACCATTTGGGCGATGCATTGTTGTTATTGGGAAGGCCAGCTGAAGCTCACGAAGTGCATAAACGAGGAGCAAAATTAGGACACTTTTTATCACCAGCACAACGTTCACTGTACAACGTGCCGCGGCTAAAGAGTCGCCCGTGGTGGAACATAGATGAAAGCCCTTACGCGAAACTAGCGCGTGCTTTAGAGAAATCCTGGAAAGAGATACTAAAAGAAGGGGAAGCGGCTAAATCTCTAtatgagaaagaaaaagagGGCTTGAAGGAGCGAGGCGATTGGTCACAGTTGGATTTGTTTGCACGTGGACAAGAAATACCTAACAGGTGTAAGAATGCGCCTGTGACTTGTTCCGTAGTACGGTCCGAGCCGGCGGCGGTGGGCTGTCGTCGCGGGCAGATCAAGTTCAGTGCCATGAAGCCGGGCACGCATGTAAGGCCGCATGTCGGTCCGACCAACTGCAGGCTTAGAATGCATTTAGCTCTTAGCAATACCAAAGATACATTTATAAGAGTGGATCAAACTGTCAG acAGTGGCAAACCGGCAAAGTATTTATGTTCGACGACAGCTTCGAGCACGAAGTATGGCACAATGGCACTGGCACGAGGCTAGTGCTTATTGTGGATGTCTGGCATCCGGACCTTACGCCGCAAGAGAGACGCTCGCTGCCTGCTATCTGA
- the LOC106138186 gene encoding aspartyl/asparaginyl beta-hydroxylase isoform X4 has translation MSGDVQPRKRKDKKRKKDELGVEEPRGTAATLGEGDVFIHSHHDHGTGGHWCAKIIFFSLLAVLVALIGLIILENRGLTELEANSVESRYSGVLEGWLEDAPEDDHHDEHTLELNHPDDDEDDHGDEQGHDDDDETNNDDDDEDDEHNQSDNEDDDEEEDDEHNYSDDEEKQTNNEDDDENYKHDQNNDDDEEIDEQLDIDSNEENEEKNQERRYGKYYDDEDDEETANDDDDLDEVDDSEDDDNENIQTDSSIEEDQNISNNDLYDKSEEQTNDEDADNEEDEEHDEEEEEDTEVEIERIEKEIDLEPISTELPALPEEEDDDDDKSEEVSTEVEAQEKEDEDDGVAPEDLDEDFLEDDSDEPPIEHITAPVGKPLVEVEEDSSEKPPDTLAEEEEYEKLQQEKKREEEQSSHKDGGNSVHDEWPGEPSDAFWRRELDSAERELRQGSWSSAASRASAPELRGSGRARWVAARAADLEAEARRDNKLLGRAIAAYLELLKMNEKLSDKKLKEIAARTIDRIMFRGNYLSAEPVYRVLLRRFPEEVSYRNNLTISLLMANRADLAEEILKETLKKWPNDRVALAHYGFVLKTLRNRLEEAVELFQKALEGDIGPANEPRFYYHLGDALLLLGRPAEAHEVHKRGAKLGHFLSPAQRSLYNVPRLKSRPWWNIDESPYAKLARALEKSWKEILKEGEAAKSLYEKEKEGLKERGDWSQLDLFARGQEIPNRCKNAPVTCSVVRSEPAAVGCRRGQIKFSAMKPGTHVRPHVGPTNCRLRMHLALSNTKDTFIRVDQTVRQWQTGKVFMFDDSFEHEVWHNGTGTRLVLIVDVWHPDLTPQERRSLPAI, from the exons ATGTCAGGCGACGTTCAACCAAGAAAGCGCAAAGATAAAAAGAGGAAAAAAG ATGAGTTAGGTGTAGAGGAGCCACGGGGGACGGCCGCTACTCTAGGAGAAGGTGATGTGTTCATCCACTCTCACCATGACCATGGCACTGGAGGGCATTGGTGTGCCAAAATCATTTTCTTCTCCCTGCTTGCAGTACTTGTCGCTCTTATTGGACTGATAATACTGGAAAACAGAGGATTAACTGAAT tGGAAGCCAATTCAGTTGAGTCACGTTATTCTGGCGTTCTTGAGGGCTGGTTGGAAGATGCACCGGAGGATGACCATCATGACGAACATACACTGGAACTGAATCACCCT GACGATGATGAAGATGATCATGGTGATGAACAAGGccatgatgatgatgatgaaacaAACAATGACGATGATGACGAAGATGATGAACACAATCAGAGTGACAATGAAGACgatgatgaagaagaagatgatgaacataattatagtgatgatgaagaaaaacaaacaaacaatgagGATGACGACGAAAACTATAAACACGATCAgaataatgatgatgatgaagaaaTTGATGAACAACTAGACATTGACAGTAACGAAGAAAACGAAGAG AAAAATCAAGAACGCAGATATGGAAAGTATTACGATGATGAGGACGATGAAGAAACTGCAAACGATGACGATGATCTAGATGAAGTAGACGATAGTGAAGACGACGACAACGAAAACATTCAAACTGATAGCAGCATTGAAGAAGATCAAAATATCAGTAATAATGATTTGTATGACAAAAGCGAGGAACAAACTAATGATGAAGACGCAGATAATGAG gAAGACGAAGAAcacgacgaagaagaagaggaAGATACTGAAGTAGAAATCGAAAGGATCGAGAAGGAAATCGATTTAGAACCGATTTCTACTGAACTACCCGCCTTGCCGGAGGAGGAAGACGACGATGATGATAAAAGCGAAG AAGTGTCCACCGAAGTGGAGGCTCAAGAGAAGGAAGACGAAGACGATGGCGTGGCCCCTGAGGATCTGGACGAAGACTTCTTGGAAGACGACAGCGACGAACCGCCTATAGAGCACATCACAGCGCCCGTCGGAAAGCCTTTAGTCGAG GTTGAAGAAGATTCCTCCGAAAAGCCGCCGGACACGCTTGCTgaggaagaagaatatgaAAAACTGCAACAGGAGAAAAAGAGAGAGGAAGAGCAGTCGTCACACA aAGACGGCGGTAACAGTGTCCATGACGAATGGCCAGGGGAGCCTAGTGATGCTTTCTGGCGCCGAGAACTTGACTCTGCGGAGAGAGAACTCCGACag GGTTCCTGGTCTTCCGCGGCGTCGCGGGCGTCTGCGCCGGAGTTGCGCGGCAGCGGCCGGGCGCGGTGGGTAGCGGCGCGCGCGGCCGACCTCGAGGCGGAGGCGAGACGCGACAACAAACTGCTCGGACGCGCCATCGCAGCATATCTGGAACTGCTGAAGATGAATGAGAAACTCTCCGATAAGAAGTTGAAGGAAATCGCCGCTAGGACGATCGACAGGATCATGTTCAGAG GAAACTATTTAAGCGCTGAACCAGTATACAGAGTTTTGTTACGCCGATTTCCAGAAGAAGTTTCATATCGAAATAACCTAACAATATCGCTGCTTATGGCTAACAG GGCTGATCTGGCCGAGGAGATACTGAAAGAAACACTAAAAAAGTGGCCTAACGACCGCGTTGCTTTAGCGCACTACGggtttgttttaaaaactttgaGAAACCGCCTGGAGGAAGCCGTGGAACTGTTTCAGAAGGCACTAGAAGGAGACATAGGACCCGCGAACGAGCCCAGGTTTTATTACCATTTGGGCGATGCATTGTTGTTATTGGGAAGGCCAGCTGAAGCTCACGAAGTGCATAAACGAGGAGCAAAATTAGGACACTTTTTATCACCAGCACAACGTTCACTGTACAACGTGCCGCGGCTAAAGAGTCGCCCGTGGTGGAACATAGATGAAAGCCCTTACGCGAAACTAGCGCGTGCTTTAGAGAAATCCTGGAAAGAGATACTAAAAGAAGGGGAAGCGGCTAAATCTCTAtatgagaaagaaaaagagGGCTTGAAGGAGCGAGGCGATTGGTCACAGTTGGATTTGTTTGCACGTGGACAAGAAATACCTAACAGGTGTAAGAATGCGCCTGTGACTTGTTCCGTAGTACGGTCCGAGCCGGCGGCGGTGGGCTGTCGTCGCGGGCAGATCAAGTTCAGTGCCATGAAGCCGGGCACGCATGTAAGGCCGCATGTCGGTCCGACCAACTGCAGGCTTAGAATGCATTTAGCTCTTAGCAATACCAAAGATACATTTATAAGAGTGGATCAAACTGTCAG acAGTGGCAAACCGGCAAAGTATTTATGTTCGACGACAGCTTCGAGCACGAAGTATGGCACAATGGCACTGGCACGAGGCTAGTGCTTATTGTGGATGTCTGGCATCCGGACCTTACGCCGCAAGAGAGACGCTCGCTGCCTGCTATCTGA